In Leptodactylus fuscus isolate aLepFus1 chromosome 2, aLepFus1.hap2, whole genome shotgun sequence, one genomic interval encodes:
- the LOC142193576 gene encoding ribosomal RNA processing protein 1 homolog A-like, which produces MADPSIQLAQRLAANDKKSRDRALRKLRRYLSLRSADPEGGFTADEFCKIWKGLFYCMWMQDKPLLQEELALTMSQLVHTLQTRPSQNLFLRSFWQTLNREWNGIDRLRLDKFYTLIRLVLRQSVELLKKGEWEESLLKDFLSILEDEVLKAEAPRGVQHHLTDIYLDELAKVGSSELSADLNLKLIEPFCKIAAKAKDYMLRQSVVSGIFQTILDQSPFAIEDLMKEVGHTAENDDESEAGDHQATDSEDIGPVLQFDYQAVADRLFNLASRKNITARNRKNLYRLVKRFKDLAEGIFPPDSFPEEVSTDEDDYEYTTSRFRKRQRKAQAKLALNSEDAVTEPLKKGKRAAVTAENPPEQPPAAKKKRKKNGSNIGEEKQPEVNGVNHTNSDITEESAPPSPPEPDASLSSVAISRLKRRRRSSLLRLSLSVLPLRGVSMIRRRRLLRERRKMLSCKTAPITSMDVVTSCPEVPCSAPKAASKAAPSTHQDFITFQKLEVPKPLYIKGSKNRGRPISTKSISKKVTFSLNKNMTTEFKRTDRSLLVSPTGSSRIPFNPNQRPQHSVLKSPVLTNRPTPRAKAADFF; this is translated from the exons ATGGCGGATCCCAGTATCCAACTGGCACAGAGATTGGCGGCTAATGACAAGAAAAGCCGGGATAGGGCGCTGCGCAAACTTCGGCGATACCTGTCACTGCGGAGTGCCGACCCAGAAG GTGGCTTCACAGCTGATGAGTTCTGCAAGATCTGGAAGGGTTTGTTCTACTGTATGTGGATGCAGGACAAGCCGCTGCTGCAG GAGGAGTTGGCGCTTACCATGTCACAGCTGGTCCACACACTGCAGACTAGGCCATCAC AGAACCTTTTTCTCCGCAGTTTCTGGCAGACGCTGAACCGTGAGTGGAACGGCATCGACCGACTGCGACTGGACAAGTTCTATACG CTGATTCGTCTCGTCCTGCGTCAGTCTGTGGAGCTGTTGAAGAAAGGAGAATGGGAAGAGag CCTGCTGAAGGACTTCCTGTCTATTTTGGAGGATGAGGTCTTGAAGGCGGAGGCTCCCCGTGGCGTTCAGCATCATCTGACAGACATTTATCTGGACGAACTGGCAAAGGTTGGCTCCTCGGAG CTTTCTGCTGATTTGAACTTGAAGCTGATTGAGCCATTCTGTAAGATTGCAGCAAAAGCCAAAGA TTATATGCTCCGGCAGTCAGTGGTGAGCGGCATCTTCCAGACCATCCTGGACCAGTCACCATTTGCTATTGAAGATTTAATGAAAGAAGTTGGTCACACAGCAGAGAATG ATGATGAGTCTGAAGCTGGAGACCACCAAGCAACAGACAGCGAAGATATCGGCCCTGTCCTGCAG TTTGATTACCAGGCAGTGGCGGACCGACTCTTCAACCTCGCAAGCCGGAAAAACATTACAGCCCGTAACCGCAAGAACTTGTATCGGTTGGTGAAAAG GTTCAAGGACCTGGCAGAAG GCATCTTTCCCCCGGACAGTTTCCCAGAAGAAGTCTCCACTGATGAAGATGATTATGAGTACACCACCTCCAGGTTCCGTAAGCGTCAGAGGAAAGCCCAGGCGAAGCTAGCCCTCA ATTCAGAGGATGCAGTCACTGAGCCATTGAAGAAGGGGAAGCGGGCTGCTGTGACTGCAGAGAATCCTCCAGAGCAACCACCTGCAGCCAAGAAGAAGCGCAAGAAGAATGGGTCAAATATAGGAGAAGAGAAACAACCAGAAGTAAACGGGGTGAACCACACAAACTCCGACATCACAGAAGAATCTGCCCCACCATCACCTCCAGAGCCCGACGCCTCCCTGAGCTCTGTAGCCATCAGCCGGCTGAAGAGGAGGAGACGCAGCAGCCTGCTAAGGCTCAGCCTCAGTGTCTTACCCCTGCGGGGGGTATCCATGATAAGGAGGAGGCGGCTCCTCCGGGAGCGCAGGAAG ATGCTCAGCTGTAAAACTGCACCAATAACCAGTATGGATGTAGTGACGTCATGTCCTGAAGTGCCATGCTCCGCCCCCAAAGCCGCCTCCAAAGCTGCCCCCTCCACCCATCAAGATTTCATCACTTTCCAGAAGTTGGAAGTTCCCAAACCCCTGTATATAAAGGGCTCCAAAAACAGAGGCCGCCCG ATCAGCACAAAGAGTATATCTAAGAAGGTGACGTTCAGCCTGAACAAGAACATGACGACAG AATTCAAGAGGACGGATCGAAGCCTCCTGGTCAGCCCCACCGGTTCTTCCCGCATTCCTTTCAATCCTAACCAGCGGCCCCAGCATAGTGTTCTCAAGAGTCCAGTGCTGACCAACAGACCAACGCCAAGAGCAAAAGCGGCTGACTTCTTCTGA